CGGGTCAGCATGGCCTCGTAGCCCGCGCCCTCGTACGCGCCGCCGAGGTTCTTCAGCAGCACGTCCGTGTCGTCGTGGGACTCCGCCATCCCCTGGCCGAACTCCCGTACGTGCTGAGCCCATTCGCGCAGCTCGTCCTCGTCCACATCAGGCCAGTTGAGCCCCATCAGGTCCATGATCCAGACGAGCTCCGACGGCAGGTCGATCGACAATGCCAACCCCCCAGTTCGAACAGGCACTTGTCATGCTCGGTGGCGCCAGGGTAGACGCGCAAGCCTCCGCTTCGGTTCCTGTCCCCCTGCCGGGGACCGGGGCCCGCCGGACACGGTGGTGGGAGCCTCGTGGAGCCCCGTCGGGCACGGATTCGGGAGCCGGCCCGGGGCGGACCCGGAGGTCGGCGGGGGCGGGTGGTGCGGGCCTGGCGCGGGGGCGCGGGGCGTGCGCTACCGGAGCGCACGGCTTGCGATACCCGCGCGAAGGCGCACGGTGGGCAGAGTGCAACCCGGGACCGATCACACCCAGTCGGACACAGGCCCCAGAACGGTGAATGAGTGCCAAACATGGGTAAATCCCCGACGGACCCGGAGAATTCGTGCTTCTCTGCTGCTGAATCTCCAGCCGGAATCCTTCCTTCCACGGTCGGCAGCGCCCCGGATCGGACAGTCTCGAACAGCCTCACGCACGAGGGCGGACTCCGGTCGCACCGGGGGCGCGCACGGAGCTGAAACGCGGAGCCGAGCATGCTCACCACCTTGCAGACCTCCTACACGGACACCCGCGCCGGCGACCTGGCCTGGCAGCTGGGCGGCGAGCCGCTGCCCGCGCTGGCCGTCCGCGACCTCAGACTCGACGGCGCCTGCAGCGCCCCGAACGGCCTCCGGGGCACCCTCCAGCTGCGGCTGCTGGGCGCCTCGCACCAGGTGGTGCTGGCCGCCGGGCCGGGCGACTGCCTGGAGACGGTGGCCTGCCTGCCGGGCCGCCGCACCCCGCTGCCCGCCCGGGTGGCCGAGCAGGTGGCCGGCTGGGAGTACGAGTTCGCGGCCCGGATCGAGGAGCTGCCGCCGTACGTGTTCGAGGCCCGGGCGCAGGAGCTGCTGGCCCTGGTCGAGGGGCACCCGCGGGCGCTGGCCGGGGTCTTCCCGGGCGACCCGAGCGCCTTCACCGCGCTGGTCGCGCACTGCGAGGACCGCCGGGTGCACTGGCGGACGTGGCACGCCTACCCGCAGGAGGGCCGGCTGGTGTGCACCCGCTCCTCGCTCTCGCTGCCCGGCACCGGCCGCCCCGAAACCGACCGGTCCGCCGGGGACGCGGCGGCGCGGGCCGCCGCGGGCGCCCCGGTGCAGGTCGGGTGGTGAGCGGGCGTCAACCCGGCACCCCGGTCTGTCCCCCGGATGGGTGCAGCCATTCACCCGGGCTCTCGCCTAGCGTTCATTCATGATCAACCACCCGGTCGGACGGCCCGCGCAGCCGGGTCCGGACGCCACCGCGCCACCGCCCGCGGCCGCCCCCCGGCCCACCGCTCCCCGCGCCGCGGTCCCCAGCGGCGCGGTCCGGGCCGGCGGCGCCATACCGCTGGCCCTGGCGCCCCGCCCGGCCCGCGTGCTGGTCCTGCTGGCCGCGTTCGTCTGCGCGGCCTGCGGCCTGGTGTACGAACTCGAACTGGTCGCCCTCGGCGGCTACCTGCTGGGCGACTCGGTCACCCAGACCTCCGTGGTGCTGTCGGTGATGGTGTTCGCGATGGGCGTCGGCTCGCTGCTCGCCAAGGGCCTCACCCGCCGCCCGGCCACCTCCTTCGCCCTGGTCGAGTACGCGCTGTCGCTGACCGGCGGCCTGTCCGCGCTCGCGCTGTACTGCGGCTGGGCCTGGCTGCACCAGCCGCGCGCCACCCTGGTCGCGCTGATCGCCGCCACCGTGCTGATCGGCCTGCTGATCGGCGCGGAGATCCCGCTGCTGATGACGCTGATCCAGCGGATCCGCCAGGAGCACGCCGGCCGCGCCGTGGCCGACCTGTTCGCCGCCGACTACGTGGGCGCGCTGATCGGCGGCCTGGCCTTCCCGTTCGTGCTGCTGCCCGCCTTCGGCCAGACCGCCGGAGCGCTGCTGACCGGTGCGGTGAACGCGGTGGCGGGCGCCGTGGTGGTGCTCTGGCTGTTCCGCTCCGAGCCGGCCCCGCGCACCCGGCTGCTGCTGTGGACGGGCTGCGGCCTGGTCCTCGCCCTGCTCGCGCTGGCCGCCGCCTGCACCGGCGCGATCGAGCGCGCCGCCCGGCACGCGCTGTACGGCGGCCCGATCCGGTTCGCCGCCCAGAGCCGCTACCAGGAGATCGTGCTGACCGGCGGCCCGGACGGCGCCCCGGACCGGACCGCGGCCGACGGCACCACCGCCGACGACGCGCCCCGGGTGCCCGCCCAGCGCACCGGGCCGCCGCTGGAGCTGTTCCTGGACGGCCGGCTGGCGGTCTGCGGCCCCGGCGAGTACCGCGACCACGAGGCGCTGGTGCGCCCCGCGCTGGCCGCCGGGCCGAGCGGGAGGGTGCTGGTGCTGGGCGGCGGCGACGGCCTGGCGCTGCGCGAGGTGCTGCGGCACCCGGCGGTGCGCAGCGTGCTGGTGGTCGAGCGGGACGCCGCCCTGCCCGCGCTGGCCCGCCGGGACGCCGCGTTCGCCGCGCTGACCGGGCACGCCTTCGACGACCCCCGGGTGCGGCTGGTCCTGGCCGAGCCGATGGGCTGGCTGCGGACGGCCGGGCAGCGCTTCGACGTGATCGTCTCGGACCTGGACGGCTCGGCCGCGAACGGCAAGTACCGCTCCCGCGAGTTCTTCGGCCTGGCCGCCCGCCTGCTCGCCCCGGCGGGCCGGCTGGCGGCCCGCGGCGGCGTGCCGGACGGCGGGCTGTGGACGGCCGAGTCCGGCCTGGACGCGGCGGGCCTGGCGGCGGTGGCGTACCAGGGCGGCGGCGCCCCGGCGGCCGCGGAGTGCGGGCGTCCGGACCCGGACCCGGCGTTCCTGCTGGCCGCCCGCACCGCCCCCGTGCTGGACCTGTCGCCGGACGTACCGGCCCCGCGCTCGCTCACCGTGCCCGCGCTGCGCGCCTCCGAGGCCCGGCTGGCGGCCCGCCGCCCGGCCCGCTGCCGCCGCCGCACACCCTGCTCGGCCCCTGAAGGCGCCCGCCCGGCCCGCGCCCGACGGCGCCGCGACGGCGCCCCGACCGCGGAACGCCGTCGCGATCCCCGGCCGCAGGCCCGGCAGGCCCGCCGGCACGCCCCGCCCGGCCGCCGAAGGCACCTGCCCCGCCGCCGAAGGGACCCGCCCCGCCGGTCAGTTCGGCCCGGGGCGGGTCGGGCGGCCGGGCGCGCGGGACGGTGCGTCCATTGGCGGGTTGGTCGGCCCGGCTTCGCGTGGAGGGCTCGGCACGGCGGCGGGCGGTCGGTAGGCTCGCCGGTATGGAGCATGAGGTTGTCGTCCCGGTGCCCGCCGAGGTGGTCCGGGAGGCGCTGGTGGACCGCGAACTGGTGGCCCGCTGCGTGCCGGGGCTGAGCGCGGTCGCGTCGGCGTCCGCGCCCGCGGGGGCGGACAGCCGGCTCAGGATCCGGATCGCCGGGTCGACCATCACCTTCGCCGGCCGGCTGGTGGTGGGCGCCTGGCAGGGCGGCGCGCTCGTGCTGCGGCTGAGCGGCGAGGAGATCCGCGGCGCGGCCCCGGTCGCCGCCGAGCTGCGGATCACCCTGGAGGAGCGCACCGGCGAGACCGCGATCCGCTTCGCCAGCGGCCTGACCGCCTCCGGGCGGCTGGCCGGCTTCGACGACGAGGCGCTGGAGTCCACCGGCCGCCGACTGATCGACCGGGCGGTGGCGGCGCTGGTCGCCGAGCTGTCCGAGCCCGCCGACCACGGCGACGAGGAGGACGGCCCGGACGGCCCGGAGGGCGACCCGTCGGACGGCGCCACCGTGGTCTTCCTGGACGACCGCGACCGCGGCCAGGACCTGGACGACGACCTGTCCGACCTGATCTCCTTCGACGACGCGGACGACCTGCCCGCCCCGGTGCCCGCCGCCCCGCGCCCGGAGCCCGGCTACGAGCAGGAGGGCGCCCCGGTGCGGCGCAGCATCGTCGGCCGGTCCGCCGAGGAGGTCGACCACGCCCCGCCGCACGGCCGGTACGCGCCCGCCCGCCGGCCCACAGCGCCCGCGCCCGGGCCGCCTCCCGCTGGGGCGGCGCGGAGCCGACGCTGCTGCCCGGCGCGCACGGCGAGCGCAGCGCGCTGCCGTGGATGATCGGCGGCGGGGTCGCGCTGATCAGCGGCGCGGTGGTGCTGGTCCGGGCCCTGCGGCGGCGCTAGGCCGTAGTGGGTACCCACTAAACTGGCTGCCCATGAGCAACGACCGCGACGCCCTGCTGGCGCAGATCAAGGACAAGGCCGTCGTGCACGGCAAGGTCACCCTCTCCTCCGGCCGGGAGGCCGACTACTACGTCGACCTGCGCCGGATCACGCTGGACGCCGAGGCGGCGCCGCTGGTCGGCACCGTGATGCTGGACGCGGCGGCGGACCTGGAGTTCGACGCGGTGGGCGGTCTGACCCTGGGCGCCGACCCGGTGGCCGCGGCGATGCTGCACGCGGCGGCGGCCCGCGGCCGCAAGCTGGACGCGTTCGTGGTCCGCAAGGCGGGCAAGGCGCACGGCCTCCAGCGCCGGATCGAGGGCCCGGACGTCAAGGGCCGCCGGGTGCTGGCGGTGGAGGACACCTCGACCACCGGCGGCTCGGTGCTGACCGCGGTCGAGGCGCTGCGCGAGGCGGGCGCCGAGGTGGTCGGCGTCGCGGTGATCGTGGAGCGCGGCGCGGCCCCGGCCATCGCCGAGGCGGGCCTGCCGTACGTCACCGCGTACACCCTGGACGACCTGGGCCTGTGAGCCGCTGAGCCCCGTTCCACGTTCCACGTGGAACAACGCGAAGGCGACACCACGCGAAGGCGACACCACGCGAAGAGGGCACCACGCGAAGAGGGCCCGACCACCGTCCGGTGGTCGGGCCCTCTCGGCTACGTGGTCAGCTCTTGCGGTGGCGGCCGCTGGAGACCGGCTCGCTCTCCCGCGCGGCGGTGCCGCCGGCGGCCGCGGCGGCCTTCTTCTTCTTCCGCTCGCGGAGCACCTCGACGAAGATCGGCGAGACCGAGATCAGGATGATCAGCGCCATCGCGGGCAGCAGGTACTTGTCGATCACCGGGGCGAGCTGGTCACCGGTGAAGTAGCCGATCAGCAGCATGGTCTCGGTCCACAGCACACCGCCGACCACGTTCCAGACGAAGAAGGTCCGGGCGGGCATCTGCAGGGTGCCGGCGACCGGGTTGAGGAAGGTCCGCACGATCGGGATGAAGCGGGCCATCACCACGGCCTTGGCCGGGCCGAACTTCTCGAAGTACTCCTCGGCCTTCTCCACGTACTCGGGCCGGAAGATCTTCGAGTTCGGCTTGTCGAACATCTTCGGGCCGACCTTCCGGCCGAGCAGGTGTCCGAGCTGGGCGCCGACGACGGCGCAGATCGGCGCGCCGATCAGCAGCAGGGCGATGTTCATCTGGGCGCCTTCGCCGAGCACCTTGTCGGCGGCGCTGGAGGCGGCGACACCGGCCAGGATCAGCAGCGAGTCACCGGGGAAGAAGAACCCGACCAGCAGGCCGGTCTCGGCGAAGATGATCGCCAGGATCCCGATGGCGCCGACGGAGGCGACGAGCGATTTGGCGTCGAGGACGTTGACGGCGAGCTGGATGTGTTCCACGCGCGCAGGATAGCCCGTACTGCTTTGCGAAGCCTTAACAGAGGGTCCGAACCGCGCCGCCGCCGGGCCCGCCGCGGGTGCCCGGCGGCGGCGCCGCAGGTGCCCGGTGCGGCGGCCCGTCCCAAGTGGCGGGCCGCTGGGTGTGTCCGGAGGGGGAGTCTGGGAAGATGGCCGAGGTGTCCGGCCCGCGGTCGAGCTACCACCCTCTTCGCTCGCACCGCATCGATGTCGTGAACCACAGGCGTATCGAGCCTTCGGACAGCGTCGTCCGATCGCCCCACACCGACAGGAGCGGATCCGCATGCCCATCGCAACTCCCGAGGCCTACAACGAGATGCTCGACCGGGCCAAGGCAGGCAAGTTCGCCTACCCGGCCATCAACGTCACCTCGACGCAGACCCTGCACGCCGCGCTGCGCGGCTTCGCCGAGGCCGAGAGCGACGGCATCGTCCAGATCTCCACGGGTGGTGCGGAGTTCCTGGGCGGCCAGTACAACAAGGACATGGTGACCGGCGCGGTCGCGCTGGCCGAGTTCGCGCACATCGTCGCGGCCAAGTACGACGTCACCGTCGCGCTGCACACCGACCACTGCCCGAAGGACAAGCTGGACGGCTACGTCCGCCCGCTGCTGGCGATCTCCGCCGAGCGCGTGGCCCGCGGCGAGAACCCGCTGTTCCAGTCGCACATGTGGGACGGCTCGGCCGAAACCCTGGCCGACAACCTGGCCATCGGCGAGGAGCTGCTCGCCCAGGCCGCCGCCGCCCGGATCATCCTCGAGGTCGAGATCACCCCGACCGGCGGCGAGGAGGACGGCGTCACCCACGAGATCAA
The window above is part of the Kitasatospora sp. NA04385 genome. Proteins encoded here:
- the pyrE gene encoding orotate phosphoribosyltransferase, whose amino-acid sequence is MSNDRDALLAQIKDKAVVHGKVTLSSGREADYYVDLRRITLDAEAAPLVGTVMLDAAADLEFDAVGGLTLGADPVAAAMLHAAAARGRKLDAFVVRKAGKAHGLQRRIEGPDVKGRRVLAVEDTSTTGGSVLTAVEALREAGAEVVGVAVIVERGAAPAIAEAGLPYVTAYTLDDLGL
- a CDS encoding DedA family protein, whose amino-acid sequence is MEHIQLAVNVLDAKSLVASVGAIGILAIIFAETGLLVGFFFPGDSLLILAGVAASSAADKVLGEGAQMNIALLLIGAPICAVVGAQLGHLLGRKVGPKMFDKPNSKIFRPEYVEKAEEYFEKFGPAKAVVMARFIPIVRTFLNPVAGTLQMPARTFFVWNVVGGVLWTETMLLIGYFTGDQLAPVIDKYLLPAMALIILISVSPIFVEVLRERKKKKAAAAAGGTAARESEPVSSGRHRKS
- a CDS encoding DUF2617 family protein, which produces MLTTLQTSYTDTRAGDLAWQLGGEPLPALAVRDLRLDGACSAPNGLRGTLQLRLLGASHQVVLAAGPGDCLETVACLPGRRTPLPARVAEQVAGWEYEFAARIEELPPYVFEARAQELLALVEGHPRALAGVFPGDPSAFTALVAHCEDRRVHWRTWHAYPQEGRLVCTRSSLSLPGTGRPETDRSAGDAAARAAAGAPVQVGW
- a CDS encoding SRPBCC domain-containing protein; this encodes MEHEVVVPVPAEVVREALVDRELVARCVPGLSAVASASAPAGADSRLRIRIAGSTITFAGRLVVGAWQGGALVLRLSGEEIRGAAPVAAELRITLEERTGETAIRFASGLTASGRLAGFDDEALESTGRRLIDRAVAALVAELSEPADHGDEEDGPDGPEGDPSDGATVVFLDDRDRGQDLDDDLSDLISFDDADDLPAPVPAAPRPEPGYEQEGAPVRRSIVGRSAEEVDHAPPHGRYAPARRPTAPAPGPPPAGAARSRRCCPARTASAARCRG
- a CDS encoding spermidine synthase, encoding MINHPVGRPAQPGPDATAPPPAAAPRPTAPRAAVPSGAVRAGGAIPLALAPRPARVLVLLAAFVCAACGLVYELELVALGGYLLGDSVTQTSVVLSVMVFAMGVGSLLAKGLTRRPATSFALVEYALSLTGGLSALALYCGWAWLHQPRATLVALIAATVLIGLLIGAEIPLLMTLIQRIRQEHAGRAVADLFAADYVGALIGGLAFPFVLLPAFGQTAGALLTGAVNAVAGAVVVLWLFRSEPAPRTRLLLWTGCGLVLALLALAAACTGAIERAARHALYGGPIRFAAQSRYQEIVLTGGPDGAPDRTAADGTTADDAPRVPAQRTGPPLELFLDGRLAVCGPGEYRDHEALVRPALAAGPSGRVLVLGGGDGLALREVLRHPAVRSVLVVERDAALPALARRDAAFAALTGHAFDDPRVRLVLAEPMGWLRTAGQRFDVIVSDLDGSAANGKYRSREFFGLAARLLAPAGRLAARGGVPDGGLWTAESGLDAAGLAAVAYQGGGAPAAAECGRPDPDPAFLLAARTAPVLDLSPDVPAPRSLTVPALRASEARLAARRPARCRRRTPCSAPEGARPARARRRRDGAPTAERRRDPRPQARQARRHAPPGRRRHLPRRRRDPPRRSVRPGAGRAAGRAGRCVHWRVGRPGFAWRARHGGGRSVGSPVWSMRLSSRCPPRWSGRRWWTANWWPAACRG
- the fbaA gene encoding class II fructose-bisphosphate aldolase, whose amino-acid sequence is MPIATPEAYNEMLDRAKAGKFAYPAINVTSTQTLHAALRGFAEAESDGIVQISTGGAEFLGGQYNKDMVTGAVALAEFAHIVAAKYDVTVALHTDHCPKDKLDGYVRPLLAISAERVARGENPLFQSHMWDGSAETLADNLAIGEELLAQAAAARIILEVEITPTGGEEDGVTHEINDELYTTVADAVRTAEALGLGEKGRYLLAASFGNVHGVYKPGNVVLRPELLADLQAEIGKKYGKQDPFDFVFHGGSGSTEQEILTALENGVVKMNLDTDTQYAFTRPVVDHVFRNYDGVLKVDGEVGKKNTYDPRTWGKLAEAGMAHRVTEAAQQLRSAGKRMK